A single window of Halodesulfovibrio sp. DNA harbors:
- the dctP gene encoding TRAP transporter substrate-binding protein DctP produces the protein MKRIVALMLCFAFAFGLTVGINGDAQAVMKKNGKVILSLATQHPTEHMAHKSAERIKARIEKETNGRVEIKIYPANQLGDASQLYEEVIRGSIDIAHITVPDQFDARLGVGFLPFIARDYEQARKVYDRNAFLPKEMAKMHDALGVKFLGYYGEGFIGVGTVKPLQNANKPGVEKGFMIRVPGLDVFKFGAEELGFRTSSLPYTDTYSALQTGVVDGWLGGPPNLNYLGFRDVIKEYYQYNVNFESTQYVMNKRLFAGMSAEDQKIIESAFGDESQNSFLMAESEDEMYRKKLAEEGIKVIMFTTQELEQMADYVRAKAWPRLEKNLTPELLNGIKESYKN, from the coding sequence ATGAAACGTATCGTTGCACTTATGCTTTGTTTTGCATTTGCATTCGGGCTTACCGTTGGCATCAACGGCGACGCTCAGGCAGTTATGAAAAAGAATGGAAAAGTTATTCTCAGCCTTGCTACACAGCATCCAACCGAGCACATGGCTCACAAGTCTGCCGAACGCATTAAAGCGCGTATCGAAAAAGAAACAAACGGTCGTGTAGAAATTAAAATCTACCCTGCTAACCAGCTTGGCGATGCAAGCCAGCTTTACGAAGAAGTAATTCGTGGTTCCATTGATATTGCACACATCACCGTGCCGGATCAGTTCGACGCACGTCTTGGTGTTGGCTTCCTTCCATTTATTGCCCGCGACTACGAGCAGGCACGTAAAGTATACGATAGAAACGCATTCCTGCCTAAAGAAATGGCTAAAATGCACGATGCACTCGGCGTTAAATTCCTCGGCTACTACGGTGAAGGTTTCATCGGCGTAGGTACTGTTAAGCCGCTTCAGAACGCTAACAAACCAGGCGTTGAAAAAGGCTTTATGATCCGCGTACCTGGTCTTGACGTATTTAAATTTGGCGCAGAAGAGCTTGGCTTCCGTACATCTTCCCTCCCTTACACCGATACCTACTCTGCATTGCAGACTGGCGTTGTTGACGGCTGGCTCGGTGGTCCTCCTAACCTTAACTACCTCGGTTTCCGCGACGTAATTAAAGAGTACTACCAGTACAACGTAAACTTTGAGTCCACTCAGTACGTTATGAACAAACGCCTCTTCGCAGGTATGTCCGCAGAAGATCAGAAAATTATTGAATCTGCATTCGGTGACGAGTCTCAGAACTCCTTCCTCATGGCTGAAAGCGAAGACGAAATGTACCGCAAAAAGCTTGCAGAAGAAGGTATCAAAGTAATTATGTTCACCACTCAGGAACTTGAGCAGATGGCAGACTATGTTCGCGCAAAAGCATGGCCACGTCTCGAAAAGAACCTTACTCCTGAGCTCCTCAACGGTATTAAAGAGTCTTACAAAAACTAG
- a CDS encoding L-serine ammonia-lyase: MQSIKELYRIGLGPSSSHTMGPKFAAERFLAAHPQAASYRVHLFESMGATGKGHLTDWAILQVLGEERTEIVWRPDDKLPEHPNGMVFEALDAGGNVTAEYTVYSVGGGALREPGAEGETTAPVYDLTTMASIMKHCEDSGLTYWEYVERCEGKQIWDFLKEVWEVMSASIENGLANQGVLPGSIGLRRQAWNYLKKSKLAGKVLQQTGLITAYALAVSEENAGGGTIVTAPTCGSCGIVPAVLRYLQEQHDATETDILRALATAGLFGNVIKHNGSISGAEVGCQGEVGSACSMAAAAATQLLGGSIKQIEYAAEMGLEHHLGLTCDPVDGLVQIPCIERNACAATRALSLAEMTLFSDGTHHIPFDEVVAVMTKTGHDLPSLYRETSTGGLAVAYADRKSCGGCTACGSS, translated from the coding sequence ATGCAGAGCATCAAAGAATTATATCGCATAGGTCTTGGACCATCTTCCTCCCACACCATGGGACCAAAGTTTGCTGCGGAGCGCTTTTTAGCCGCCCATCCACAAGCTGCAAGCTACAGGGTTCATCTGTTTGAAAGTATGGGTGCCACGGGCAAAGGGCACCTTACAGATTGGGCGATCCTTCAGGTTCTTGGTGAAGAACGTACAGAAATTGTATGGCGTCCAGACGATAAACTTCCTGAACATCCGAACGGTATGGTCTTTGAGGCTCTGGATGCAGGCGGTAACGTAACAGCAGAATATACTGTTTACTCCGTAGGCGGCGGCGCTCTACGAGAACCGGGTGCTGAAGGCGAAACAACTGCACCAGTGTACGACCTGACAACAATGGCATCCATCATGAAACACTGTGAGGATTCAGGTCTTACCTACTGGGAATATGTAGAACGTTGCGAAGGAAAGCAGATTTGGGATTTCCTGAAAGAAGTTTGGGAAGTAATGTCTGCTTCTATTGAAAACGGGCTTGCCAATCAGGGTGTGCTTCCTGGCTCCATCGGTCTGCGCCGTCAGGCATGGAACTACCTTAAAAAGAGCAAGCTCGCTGGAAAAGTCCTTCAACAAACAGGACTCATAACCGCCTATGCCCTTGCTGTGTCAGAAGAAAATGCAGGTGGTGGAACCATTGTTACTGCACCTACATGCGGTTCCTGCGGTATTGTTCCCGCAGTCTTACGCTATCTGCAAGAGCAGCATGATGCAACAGAGACAGATATCCTCCGCGCACTTGCTACAGCCGGTCTTTTCGGCAATGTGATTAAACACAATGGTTCTATTTCAGGCGCTGAAGTAGGTTGTCAGGGCGAAGTAGGTTCAGCCTGCTCCATGGCTGCCGCTGCTGCAACCCAGCTGCTTGGTGGTTCCATTAAACAAATCGAATACGCCGCAGAAATGGGGCTTGAACATCATTTAGGACTAACATGCGATCCAGTAGACGGGCTGGTGCAAATTCCGTGTATTGAAAGAAACGCCTGTGCGGCAACCCGGGCACTTTCTCTTGCGGAGATGACACTCTTCTCAGACGGAACCCATCACATTCCGTTCGATGAAGTCGTCGCAGTAATGACTAAAACCGGTCATGATCTGCCAAGCCTGTATCGCGAAACTTCCACCGGCGGTCTTGCAGTCGCATACGCCGACAGGAAATCCTGTGGCGGCTGTACTGCCTGTGGTTCATCATAG
- a CDS encoding carbonic anhydrase: MRRILCYVMAICCMMSLTLNEARANMRDRTPESALKALQEGNKRFVANESSHPRSSYEQTIMAKELDQNFHAIATVVACSDSRVPVERIFDVGIMDTFVVRSAGNVLGVEQTGSVEYGVGVVKTPLLVILGHTNCGAVQATITKLYGKDVPQTPSIDAILTRIKPAVVKVLNQEEELKEQSVLDASIEQNIWQSLHDLFMQSELIRTTYSAGNVKIAGGIYDLHTGTVQWLDGDNVATVYADALCDLEQKPK, translated from the coding sequence ATGCGAAGGATACTGTGCTATGTGATGGCGATTTGTTGTATGATGAGTCTCACACTAAACGAAGCGAGGGCGAATATGCGCGATAGAACTCCGGAAAGCGCGCTCAAAGCCTTGCAAGAAGGGAACAAGCGGTTCGTTGCAAACGAATCGTCACACCCGCGCTCGAGCTATGAGCAGACAATTATGGCAAAGGAACTCGACCAGAATTTCCATGCAATTGCGACAGTTGTTGCCTGTTCAGACTCCCGCGTACCTGTTGAACGAATCTTTGACGTAGGTATTATGGATACATTTGTTGTCCGTTCTGCTGGCAACGTCTTGGGTGTAGAGCAAACAGGTTCTGTAGAGTACGGTGTTGGAGTGGTGAAAACTCCATTGCTGGTTATTTTAGGACACACCAACTGTGGTGCGGTACAGGCAACAATCACCAAATTGTACGGCAAAGATGTTCCACAGACTCCGAGTATTGATGCGATCCTTACAAGGATCAAACCTGCCGTGGTTAAAGTACTTAATCAAGAGGAAGAGCTGAAAGAACAGTCTGTTCTAGATGCTTCTATTGAACAGAATATTTGGCAAAGCCTGCATGATTTGTTTATGCAGAGCGAACTTATCCGTACAACCTACAGTGCGGGGAATGTCAAAATTGCTGGTGGCATATACGATTTGCACACAGGCACTGTTCAGTGGCTTGATGGCGATAATGTAGCAACGGTTTATGCGGATGCTTTATGTGATTTGGAGCAGAAGCCGAAATAA
- the lptD gene encoding LPS assembly protein LptD — translation MLVSFRKALVVFYVCAFTLLTVTIGESATLTATNDDQEAVEWQLSAQKVSSLNDAEVIEAEGDVVLKQGKDYLKADFARYYAATNWVYLSGNVQVFMNNDNLSASSAEFDLGNKVGWMKDGKVFVAGPHIYFTGERIQKNWGDSYTFTNAKITTCDGDRPAWSLNTTKATLELEGYAVIKGADVEIKDYPIFGVPYFVLPIKTRRESGFLRPEFGTTNRLGFWVAQPYYWAIDQERDMTFYAQYMSKRGFMPGLEYRSSTSKDNKVWGRVDWLHDAETVNTIAESRDFGYDNLLRTNQNRYWARGMVNGEFPDPRWKFKADVDYVSDQDMLREFNRTMAGFDESQDELEDRFGRSLNDVSDPIRTTRLLFTRDWNRFGAALLGEYNQNSALGHGNADSSTDTTLQRLPEFDAYLFRNRIPGLEQLPFTLTSDFQSVQFARQKGTDGNRIDFLPTLGLPLVTSYGTITPEVGMRQLWYNTTDRDPLPTATGDDSRDSRTLFRFGVSGYSEVARVYNYTPTLTPTQENAGKTELLGLKHAIQPRFQYLHASGSGLSNTPIYDDIDRTTDEEELTVSIVNLITKKQATVVSGDKEKDELPSIATSYGELLWFRMLQGYDFEEGKRDEDIPVSGRLYERRPWGDLEAELRLYPWSNVWVSSRTFFSYYDHQINRHDHTITVSEPSYGLFSTGVDFRRNLNEDITYAGSNLTNLNVWKNRLEINYFDPFAVGAYYEYDFNKKETFEQSYFLTYNHQCFRLIFKAKFTPFEDSYNMYLELPGLTF, via the coding sequence ATGTTAGTATCGTTCCGCAAAGCACTTGTGGTCTTTTATGTGTGTGCTTTCACTCTGTTGACTGTCACTATCGGTGAGAGTGCAACACTTACTGCGACAAATGATGATCAGGAAGCTGTTGAATGGCAGTTGTCCGCTCAGAAGGTATCATCTCTTAATGATGCGGAGGTTATTGAAGCTGAGGGGGATGTTGTTCTTAAACAGGGTAAAGATTATCTGAAAGCTGATTTTGCCCGATACTATGCAGCAACAAACTGGGTATATTTATCCGGTAATGTTCAAGTATTTATGAACAACGATAACCTGAGCGCCAGTTCCGCTGAATTCGACCTTGGTAATAAGGTCGGGTGGATGAAAGATGGTAAAGTTTTCGTCGCAGGGCCGCATATTTACTTCACCGGCGAGCGAATTCAGAAAAACTGGGGTGATTCGTACACCTTTACTAATGCTAAAATTACGACCTGTGACGGTGACAGACCGGCGTGGTCGTTAAATACAACAAAAGCGACTCTGGAGCTGGAAGGCTACGCTGTAATTAAGGGCGCTGATGTTGAAATTAAAGATTATCCAATCTTTGGTGTTCCTTATTTTGTTCTTCCAATTAAAACCCGCCGTGAATCCGGTTTTCTTCGTCCGGAATTCGGTACCACAAACCGCTTAGGTTTCTGGGTAGCCCAGCCGTACTATTGGGCTATCGATCAAGAACGGGATATGACGTTTTATGCTCAGTATATGAGTAAACGCGGCTTTATGCCGGGACTTGAATACCGTTCCAGTACTTCAAAAGATAACAAAGTGTGGGGACGTGTTGATTGGCTGCACGATGCAGAAACAGTGAATACTATCGCTGAATCACGAGATTTCGGATACGACAACCTGTTACGTACCAATCAAAACCGCTACTGGGCGCGTGGTATGGTTAACGGTGAGTTCCCTGACCCGCGCTGGAAATTTAAAGCTGATGTCGATTATGTATCCGATCAGGATATGCTGAGAGAATTTAACAGAACAATGGCGGGCTTTGATGAATCTCAGGATGAATTAGAAGATCGTTTTGGACGTTCTCTTAATGATGTTAGTGACCCTATTCGTACAACACGTTTGCTCTTTACCCGCGATTGGAATCGATTCGGCGCAGCATTGCTTGGTGAATACAATCAGAATTCTGCGTTAGGGCACGGTAATGCGGACTCTTCAACAGATACCACTCTTCAGCGCTTGCCTGAGTTTGATGCATATCTTTTCCGCAACAGAATTCCGGGGCTTGAACAACTTCCATTTACGCTGACTTCTGATTTCCAGTCTGTGCAGTTTGCGCGTCAGAAGGGGACTGATGGTAACCGAATTGACTTTTTGCCAACGCTCGGTCTGCCGCTTGTAACGTCCTACGGTACTATTACTCCAGAAGTCGGTATGCGTCAGCTTTGGTACAACACCACTGACCGTGATCCATTGCCAACTGCAACAGGTGATGACAGCAGAGATTCCCGTACGCTCTTTAGATTCGGCGTATCTGGGTATTCTGAAGTTGCACGAGTGTATAACTACACCCCGACACTTACCCCGACACAGGAAAATGCAGGCAAAACAGAACTGCTTGGACTCAAGCACGCAATTCAGCCGCGTTTCCAGTACTTGCATGCCTCTGGTAGCGGATTGAGCAATACACCTATCTACGATGATATTGACCGCACAACTGATGAAGAAGAACTGACTGTTTCTATTGTAAACTTGATTACGAAAAAACAGGCAACGGTTGTTTCTGGCGATAAAGAAAAAGATGAGTTGCCGTCTATTGCAACCTCATATGGTGAATTGTTGTGGTTCCGCATGCTTCAGGGGTACGATTTTGAAGAAGGCAAGCGTGATGAAGATATTCCTGTAAGTGGTAGATTGTATGAACGCAGACCGTGGGGCGATCTTGAAGCAGAGCTTCGCTTGTACCCGTGGAGTAATGTTTGGGTTAGCTCCAGAACATTCTTTTCATACTACGACCACCAGATTAATCGTCATGACCATACCATTACCGTATCAGAACCTTCTTACGGTTTATTCTCAACAGGTGTAGACTTCAGACGTAATCTTAATGAAGACATCACCTATGCAGGAAGTAACTTAACAAACTTGAATGTTTGGAAAAATAGGCTTGAAATTAACTACTTTGATCCGTTCGCAGTAGGTGCGTACTACGAATATGATTTCAACAAAAAAGAAACATTTGAGCAGAGTTACTTTTTGACCTATAACCATCAATGTTTTAGATTGATTTTCAAAGCAAAGTTTACACCGTTTGAAGATAGCTATAATATGTATCTAGAACTGCCGGGACTGACTTTCTAA
- a CDS encoding TRAP transporter large permease produces the protein MSITIAIAIGILVVTLFIGVPIPFAFFSSATYLIFQGGYDPSFLLPYGFAKMNSVVLLTIPLFIMAGGVMDKGGIGDKLIDVVDVIAGRIRGGLGVVCVITCAIFGAVSGSSSATVSCIGSIMMPKLKRAGYPTGHAAALLASSGVLGILIPPSMLMILYAWMGNQSVLACFLAAFVPGVILTTLLSLVNLYMLRNNKNIQVADHGDFATTSKLFVKKGAKASPALMMPVIILGGIYGGIMTPTEAAAAAVLYAIPVALFVYRGLKARDLMKTLIESATTTGVIMAMTFAVMILSRLYIMEDLPSQVMAVLTSVSENKYVILMMINVFMLIMGMLMDDVSGVLLGTPLLLPLVTQLGVDPIHFAAIMGVNLGMGNVTPPTAPLLYLSGRISGARVNTMLKPTIILILFAWLPTLLITTYIPEVSLWLVKLAMG, from the coding sequence ATGTCTATAACAATCGCAATTGCAATCGGCATTCTGGTCGTAACACTCTTTATCGGTGTGCCAATCCCGTTTGCGTTCTTCAGTTCTGCTACCTACCTTATTTTTCAGGGTGGCTATGACCCTAGTTTCCTGCTGCCATACGGCTTTGCAAAAATGAACTCAGTTGTTCTTCTCACTATTCCGCTCTTCATCATGGCGGGTGGTGTTATGGACAAAGGGGGCATCGGCGATAAGCTCATTGACGTAGTTGATGTTATTGCCGGACGTATCCGCGGCGGACTCGGTGTGGTCTGTGTTATCACCTGCGCTATTTTCGGTGCAGTATCCGGTTCTTCTTCCGCAACCGTATCCTGTATCGGCTCTATCATGATGCCGAAACTGAAACGCGCAGGCTACCCTACCGGACATGCTGCGGCGCTCCTCGCAAGCTCCGGCGTACTTGGTATCCTCATTCCACCTTCCATGCTTATGATTCTGTATGCATGGATGGGTAACCAGTCCGTACTTGCTTGTTTCCTCGCAGCATTTGTTCCGGGTGTTATTCTTACAACGTTGCTCAGCCTTGTTAACTTGTACATGCTGCGTAACAACAAAAATATTCAAGTTGCAGACCACGGCGACTTTGCCACTACAAGCAAACTGTTTGTAAAAAAAGGTGCTAAAGCTTCTCCAGCACTTATGATGCCTGTAATTATCCTTGGCGGTATTTACGGTGGTATTATGACTCCGACAGAAGCTGCCGCTGCTGCTGTATTGTATGCTATTCCGGTTGCGTTGTTCGTCTACCGCGGTCTTAAAGCACGCGATCTGATGAAAACCCTTATTGAGTCTGCAACCACCACAGGCGTTATTATGGCTATGACCTTTGCGGTTATGATCCTCTCCCGCCTGTATATTATGGAAGATCTTCCATCTCAGGTAATGGCTGTTTTGACATCCGTATCTGAAAATAAATATGTGATCCTCATGATGATTAACGTGTTCATGCTCATTATGGGTATGCTCATGGATGACGTATCCGGCGTACTGCTTGGCACACCACTGCTGCTGCCGCTGGTAACACAGCTTGGCGTTGACCCAATTCACTTTGCAGCTATCATGGGTGTAAACCTTGGTATGGGTAACGTAACGCCGCCGACAGCACCGCTGCTGTACCTTTCCGGTCGAATCTCCGGTGCGCGTGTAAATACCATGCTCAAACCGACTATTATCCTGATTCTGTTTGCATGGTTACCAACACTTCTCATTACAACTTACATTCCTGAAGTATCATTGTGGCTTGTTAAGCTCGCAATGGGTTAA
- a CDS encoding TRAP transporter small permease, with product MNKSLQNALSIPWKGLGFFQKAVMATTSILIVGMICYTIIIRYVFGSDFYGSEELISMLAFWLYFMGAAQGSREKSQISADLLSCYIKNARIRGAVLLVKDAITCAICVLFTYWALQFVSWALIMNPKSPVFRLPMLIPQAAVGLGFVLMSLYHVTYFVQDAIAFIKGEKFGCTGDF from the coding sequence ATGAATAAATCTCTACAAAATGCGCTGAGCATTCCGTGGAAAGGACTCGGCTTTTTCCAAAAGGCTGTCATGGCAACTACCAGCATTCTGATTGTTGGCATGATTTGCTACACCATCATCATCCGCTACGTTTTCGGATCAGACTTTTACGGTTCAGAAGAACTTATTTCCATGCTGGCTTTCTGGCTCTACTTTATGGGGGCAGCACAGGGAAGCCGCGAAAAAAGCCAAATTTCAGCAGACCTGCTCTCCTGCTACATTAAAAATGCCCGTATCCGAGGCGCTGTTCTTCTCGTAAAAGACGCAATCACCTGTGCCATCTGTGTGCTGTTTACCTACTGGGCATTACAGTTTGTATCATGGGCGTTGATTATGAATCCGAAATCCCCTGTATTCCGCCTGCCTATGCTCATCCCGCAAGCAGCAGTCGGTCTGGGTTTTGTTCTCATGTCTTTGTACCACGTCACATATTTTGTACAGGACGCTATCGCTTTCATTAAAGGCGAGAAGTTCGGCTGCACGGGGGATTTTTAA
- a CDS encoding sigma-54 dependent transcriptional regulator: MFRILIIDDDPNISNIISQLAEDCGYQPAAVSNLTDGLALLQSAPFDLVFLDVRLPDGSGLKALPNIRSSKGQPDVIIITGAGDPDGAELAIQNGAWDYIEKGSSLKQITFSMERALKFRERNKEWSERIIKRDSLIGESPALHSVLENLSVAATGDASVLITGETGTGKEVVARTVHENSNRAEGPFVVLDCASIPENLVEGELFGHIKGSFTGATTSQKGVIEQADQGTLFLDEVGELPLPTQSAFLRVLQEKRYRPIGSTSEKTSNFRLVAATNRNLEKMCEEGTFRTDLYYRLKSCSMELPPLRNRLEDIPALAEFHTKRLCSKYDSSTKMLSDEFVTMLMHYDWPGNVRELVQTLERTIMRAKGEPTLYPEHLPVDIRARAAGKMLRPQEEQPIAETKDDTNIFEPVPASILSSLFNDEFPSFKTFRTTCIAQIEQVYLENLIREAQGSIKEACKLSGLSRTRLYVLMKEHNISR, translated from the coding sequence ATGTTTCGAATTTTGATCATTGATGATGACCCCAATATTTCCAACATCATATCCCAACTGGCTGAAGATTGCGGATACCAGCCTGCTGCCGTCAGCAATTTAACTGATGGATTAGCACTTCTTCAAAGTGCGCCATTTGATCTGGTCTTTCTTGATGTTCGACTTCCTGATGGCAGCGGATTAAAAGCGCTGCCGAATATCCGCTCTTCCAAAGGACAACCAGACGTTATCATTATAACAGGAGCAGGCGACCCAGACGGGGCTGAGCTTGCTATCCAGAACGGTGCTTGGGACTACATTGAAAAAGGAAGCAGTCTTAAACAAATTACCTTTTCAATGGAACGCGCCCTTAAATTTAGAGAACGTAATAAAGAGTGGTCTGAACGAATAATAAAACGCGATTCTCTCATCGGAGAAAGTCCAGCCTTACATTCAGTTCTCGAAAACCTTTCAGTTGCTGCCACAGGTGACGCCAGTGTTCTCATTACTGGTGAAACCGGAACTGGCAAAGAAGTTGTAGCCCGTACCGTTCATGAAAACAGCAATAGAGCTGAGGGACCGTTTGTAGTTCTCGACTGTGCATCTATTCCTGAAAATCTGGTTGAAGGCGAACTCTTCGGGCACATCAAAGGCTCTTTCACTGGCGCAACCACATCGCAAAAAGGTGTTATCGAACAAGCTGACCAAGGCACACTATTTTTAGATGAAGTCGGCGAACTGCCCCTGCCAACACAATCAGCGTTCTTGCGTGTGTTGCAAGAAAAACGCTACCGCCCCATTGGTTCCACATCCGAAAAGACAAGTAATTTCCGGTTAGTCGCCGCAACAAACCGTAATCTTGAAAAAATGTGCGAAGAGGGAACATTTAGAACCGACCTGTACTATCGGCTCAAATCCTGTTCCATGGAATTGCCTCCACTACGCAATCGGCTTGAAGATATACCTGCCCTCGCTGAATTTCATACGAAACGCCTTTGCAGCAAATACGATTCGTCTACCAAAATGCTGTCCGACGAATTCGTCACAATGCTTATGCACTACGACTGGCCGGGCAATGTTCGTGAACTAGTGCAGACCCTTGAACGCACTATAATGCGTGCAAAAGGTGAACCAACACTCTATCCAGAACATCTGCCTGTCGATATTCGCGCCCGCGCTGCCGGTAAAATGCTTCGCCCGCAGGAAGAACAACCAATTGCTGAGACCAAAGATGACACCAATATTTTTGAACCAGTTCCTGCTTCAATTCTGTCATCCCTCTTTAATGATGAATTCCCGTCATTCAAGACGTTCAGAACCACCTGTATCGCGCAGATAGAGCAAGTCTATCTCGAAAACCTTATCCGCGAAGCACAAGGCTCTATTAAAGAAGCGTGCAAGCTTTCCGGTCTTTCCCGCACCCGCCTATACGTCCTTATGAAAGAGCATAATATTTCAAGATAA